A genomic window from Cytobacillus suaedae includes:
- a CDS encoding GerAB/ArcD/ProY family transporter: MQQKDKVGIREFIAITIIIIGVKLSDDTPDLLLEDLKSAAWMAPFLSGLIAIVPIVLLIKVLGNYEGKNLHDINVHLLGKFVGGFVSITLLLLGSAAMIIDSRGYVNIINTLYFTKTPTPIIYLLLMVTCAYGARRGIQNIGSVAWLVLFYIKFALIMAFILALQEGHVYSIFPFFGVGIEGIIRESALKVSIYADILYLALIFPFVTTKSDFKKGVWISLLILIIEVSISMMLYIFIFDYESVQMLNYPFHEMIRYIKLGTFLTNIETFFFPIWLLATFIRFSVYLYLNGVLFGGIFKIKEFEYVIPSLATVYLLAGLAPETATYTTFFLRENLLNITSPLFISLPILLWIMAKVKGDFKNEKKG, translated from the coding sequence ATGCAGCAAAAAGATAAAGTTGGGATACGCGAATTTATTGCCATAACCATCATCATAATTGGTGTTAAATTATCAGATGATACACCTGACCTATTATTAGAGGATTTGAAAAGTGCAGCATGGATGGCTCCGTTTCTTTCAGGTTTAATTGCAATCGTTCCAATTGTTCTTTTGATAAAAGTATTAGGAAATTATGAGGGCAAAAATCTTCACGATATAAATGTTCATCTACTCGGGAAATTTGTAGGTGGATTTGTTTCAATTACACTTTTACTATTAGGGTCTGCTGCGATGATTATTGATTCTAGAGGATATGTTAATATCATTAATACATTATACTTTACAAAAACACCCACCCCAATTATTTACCTCTTATTAATGGTAACATGTGCTTATGGAGCAAGAAGGGGAATACAAAATATTGGAAGTGTCGCATGGCTTGTCCTATTTTATATTAAATTTGCCTTAATCATGGCGTTTATCCTTGCTTTACAGGAAGGGCATGTTTATAGTATTTTCCCTTTTTTTGGAGTTGGCATAGAGGGAATTATTAGGGAAAGTGCGTTAAAGGTTTCAATCTATGCAGATATTTTATATCTAGCACTAATTTTCCCTTTTGTTACTACTAAATCTGATTTTAAAAAAGGGGTATGGATTTCGTTACTAATTCTTATTATAGAGGTATCAATTTCAATGATGCTTTATATTTTCATTTTTGATTATGAATCCGTTCAAATGTTAAATTACCCTTTCCATGAAATGATAAGGTATATAAAGCTAGGGACATTCCTGACGAATATTGAAACATTTTTCTTCCCAATCTGGTTATTGGCTACCTTTATCCGCTTTTCTGTTTATCTTTACTTAAATGGGGTTTTATTTGGAGGGATCTTTAAAATCAAAGAATTTGAGTATGTCATACCCTCATTAGCAACAGTCTATTTATTAGCTGGTTTAGCACCAGAGACTGCAACATATACAACTTTTTTTCTTAGAGAGAATTTACTAAATATAACAAGCCCGCTATTTATATCCTTACCAATTCTTCTTTGGATCATGGCAAAGGTAAAAGGGGATTTCAAGAATGAAAAAAAGGGTTAG
- a CDS encoding Ger(x)C family spore germination protein yields MKKRVSLFIVSCCLCLTGCFDKAEVEEKAYVIALGLDKAKDEHKIKVSFQIANPEVGSIQAAGGTDEPPHEIITVTVNDFISARSVLNTVIAKEITYDLLRVIIISEELAKEENFIRYIYEAAKDREIRRDVLLAVSKEEASKYLEENDPKQETRPHKYYQFMINQGIDTGLIPESDLHRFFRITEHDADLFLAMYTTTERSENEVKDNQDEYLAGQIDTKGSTNKTQFIGSAVFKEGKMIGKLNGRDTRIAVLLDGTTDLKDVLTTYEDPLTKGYRLAVRLIKNKPVDVQVNIKNSPAKIKIHVPLVAEVLSDPGMTNYARNEDKQEKLRQHIEQEIDSNISEFIKKTQEELGGSPFSLSLYGRKHFLTIPEFVQFDWMKSYPDMDIDVSVDIEFGEFGKQAKVPYLEELRD; encoded by the coding sequence ATGAAAAAAAGGGTTAGTTTATTTATTGTTAGTTGTTGCTTATGTTTAACTGGCTGCTTTGACAAAGCAGAAGTCGAGGAAAAAGCTTATGTAATTGCTCTTGGTTTGGACAAAGCAAAAGACGAACATAAAATTAAGGTAAGTTTTCAAATTGCCAACCCTGAGGTAGGTAGTATACAAGCTGCGGGCGGTACTGATGAGCCACCACATGAGATTATAACAGTAACTGTAAATGATTTTATTTCAGCTAGAAGTGTGTTGAATACAGTAATTGCTAAGGAAATTACGTATGACTTATTACGTGTCATAATCATTTCAGAGGAGCTTGCTAAAGAAGAAAATTTTATTCGTTATATCTATGAGGCTGCAAAAGACAGGGAAATTCGAAGAGATGTTTTATTAGCTGTATCAAAGGAAGAGGCAAGTAAATATCTTGAAGAAAATGATCCTAAGCAAGAAACAAGACCTCATAAGTATTATCAATTTATGATAAATCAAGGGATAGATACGGGCTTAATACCAGAGTCAGATTTGCACAGATTCTTTCGGATTACTGAACATGATGCGGACCTTTTCCTAGCTATGTATACAACAACAGAGAGAAGTGAGAATGAAGTAAAAGATAATCAGGACGAGTATCTTGCAGGCCAAATCGATACCAAAGGAAGTACAAATAAGACCCAATTTATAGGGTCTGCCGTATTTAAAGAAGGGAAAATGATTGGAAAATTGAATGGCCGGGATACAAGAATTGCTGTCTTATTAGACGGAACGACTGACCTTAAGGATGTCCTAACAACCTATGAAGATCCACTTACCAAAGGATACCGACTTGCAGTACGTCTAATTAAAAATAAACCAGTAGATGTTCAAGTGAACATTAAGAATTCACCTGCTAAAATAAAAATACATGTCCCTTTAGTTGCTGAAGTACTTTCAGATCCAGGCATGACTAACTATGCGAGAAATGAGGATAAACAGGAAAAATTAAGACAACATATTGAACAAGAAATAGACTCTAATATCAGTGAGTTCATAAAGAAAACGCAAGAGGAATTAGGAGGGTCACCTTTTTCTCTCTCCCTTTATGGAAGAAAACATTTTCTAACTATTCCTGAATTCGTTCAATTTGATTGGATGAAATCATATCCCGACATGGATATTGACGTGAGCGTTGATATTGAGTTTGGTGAATTTGGGAAACAAGCAAAAGTACCATACCTTGAAGAGTTGAGGGATTAA
- the motB gene encoding flagellar motor protein MotB, producing MSRKKKHKHHDEHIDESWLIPYADLLTLLLALFIVLFAASSVDVVKFKQIAYSLNSAFNGGTGVMKYPSVVQQSPEDIPSDEEDEGSQGEDANQEEIDEEAYEELEKKELKELQEKINGYILDNNLKEHLETKLTDEGLLVTILNDTFFNSGSAAVRPADQQLANEISELLVMNPPRNIIVSGHTDNIPIKNSQFDNNWHLSVMRAINFMKILLENEKLDHKSFSAKGFGEYSPVAPNNTADGRMKNRRVEILILPNVID from the coding sequence ATGTCTAGAAAGAAAAAGCATAAACATCATGACGAACACATAGATGAATCCTGGCTAATTCCCTATGCGGATTTACTAACACTGCTTCTTGCACTCTTTATTGTATTATTTGCAGCAAGCTCGGTTGACGTTGTTAAGTTTAAGCAAATTGCCTATTCACTGAACAGTGCTTTTAACGGTGGTACGGGTGTAATGAAGTATCCGAGTGTTGTTCAACAAAGTCCTGAGGATATTCCGAGTGATGAGGAAGACGAGGGCAGCCAAGGTGAGGATGCGAATCAAGAAGAAATTGACGAAGAAGCTTATGAGGAATTAGAGAAAAAAGAATTAAAAGAGCTCCAGGAAAAAATTAATGGTTATATCCTTGATAACAATCTAAAAGAACACCTTGAGACAAAGCTTACTGATGAAGGCCTGTTAGTCACAATCTTAAACGATACCTTCTTTAACTCAGGAAGTGCGGCTGTTCGTCCGGCAGACCAGCAATTAGCAAATGAAATCTCAGAACTGTTAGTCATGAATCCGCCAAGGAATATTATCGTAAGTGGTCATACTGACAATATCCCTATAAAAAATAGTCAATTTGATAACAACTGGCATCTTAGTGTAATGAGGGCCATAAACTTTATGAAAATTTTACTTGAGAATGAAAAATTAGACCATAAGTCTTTCAGTGCAAAAGGCTTTGGAGAATATAGTCCGGTAGCACCGAACAATACTGCTGACGGTAGAATGAAAAATAGACGTGTAGAAATACTTATTCTCCCTAATGTGATTGACTGA